A window of Phyllopteryx taeniolatus isolate TA_2022b chromosome 19, UOR_Ptae_1.2, whole genome shotgun sequence contains these coding sequences:
- the LOC133469725 gene encoding mitogen-activated protein kinase kinase kinase 14-like isoform X1 encodes MRSVGGGRESSEVTLDPQRNVQTVEKDPNPKTSPPDRPEEHIEHRPPPPRPPVRRPAPPPPSRPHLKDRSRTSSSGHMLPPVGGSGRRPFNRAMMQGTAELLDDAGKPPEPSGEPLCGPVVAQAESEDFQEFSPTRVRRCGSRLDVVVDAFRTEPKQRSWDEDEEEKGTMRSLRVRRTDWLHSPGDVTMSQADVIAPPPQFKDSPDDDGDSSQRSGGRSQQSESEEASSAFSSSSSWLAERECGSAPSSRVVSLCPYLTHVSQRHLLDWRASPHSNRGFLLHDQLRPVTGRYREGCEYTVLHHIHSGAYGDVVCVRDCNTRFTCAAKKVPASRFREEEVTSWSLASSPRVVRLFGAVREGPHVVLFMDLKPAGLAQLLAASGRLPRDLALHYLWQTLGALQHLHRRKVLHLDVKVDNVLLSADLTNSFLCDFGLSRVLDKSERSTQGMMGAASLAGTETHMAPEVALGVAASAKADVWSGCCMLLHMLNGRQPWLRRYAPPLCLHIVTQPAPLWEVPPGCDRATRRIFRAGLRKDPDRRDSAGRLRGKTAVALKAVGGLSAASVRTAHEKLYGSRTAPAADRSPAMHWVSPWRTRAADEDDRDPEEADSLAPQSAAADVYVGEEDGRYEDYEGDCEDCEDEEDEEDEEASARYLRALLEVFPLLRRGRQAGGARGGSDGQLEELRDGAGLRADTRTPTPEPRDDPPSCFSSSSQASEKDSECSSDDVSSGVLSSCGGLVESSAYARGAPSRCFEGNATECYIAFDHVTAPGVDVRIEDARGERVRIRERQRVRVGHVAVGIGRQVTSTLEPRETCRQQRIAPVIDAPLKKLIVALVEQPQMSLTCQRAPSPWRHWTGSRCPSGGSSASRLSGFDAWPRPTGVRVGRGEFETANWKSDNDPDSGPARRGVSLGRLQTQSPTLTVSMTARRPPAPHRRWPDPAATHFFHRYDEINTFADFYLNSIFGTVCPRYPGCSGTSGECSALGYLAPVSQATSYSWLASAAKYCAAHSLSSCASTATLS; translated from the exons ATGAGAAGCGTCGGTGGGGGCCGGGAAAGCAGCGAGGTGACACTTGACCCACAAAGAAACGTCCAGACGGTCGAGAAGGACCCGAACCCCAAAACTTCGCCACCGGACCGACCTGAGGAACACATAGaacaccgccccccccccccacgtccTCCCGTCCGgcgccccgcccccccccccccgagccgGCCCCACCTGAAGGATCGAAGCAG GACGTCATCGTCGGGTCACATGCTGCCCCCCGTCGGAGGGTCGGGCCGCCGCCCCTTCAACCGGGCGATGATGCAGGGCACCGCCGAGTTGCTGGACGACGCGGGAAAACCGCCGGAACCTTCTGGAGAACCTTTGTGTGGGCCCGTCGTGGCTCAGGCTGAGA GTGAAGACTTTCAGGAGTTCAGCCCGACGCGCGTCCGCCGTTGCGGCTCGCGGCTCGACGTCGTCGTCGACGCGTTCAG GACAGAACCCAAACAAAGGAGTTGGGATGAAGACGAAGAGGAAAAGGGCACAATGAGAAGTCTGCGGGTCCGACGCACCGATTGGCTGCATTCGCCGGGCGACGTGACGATGTCACAGGCTGACGTCATCGCCCCGCCCCCTCAGTTTAAGGACTCGCCCGACGACGACGGCGACTCATCGCAACGCTCCGGCGGCCGATCTCAGCAAAGTGAAAGCGAGGAAGCCTCGTCCGCTTttagctcctcctcctcctggttGGCTGAGCGGGAGTGTGGCTCCGCCCCCTCAAGCAGAGTCGTGTCGCTTTGTCCTTACTTGACGCACGTCAGCCAGCGCCACCTGCTGGACTGGAGGGCGAGCCCGCACAGCAACCGGGGCTTCCTCTTGCACGAC CAACTGCGTCCCGTGACGGGTCGGTACCGAGAGGGTTGCGAGTACACCGTGTTGCATCACATCCACAGCGGCGCCTACGGAGACGTCGTGTGTGTGCGCGACTGCAACACGCGATTCACGTGTGCCGCCAAGAAG GTCCCCGCCAGTCGCTTCCGCGAGGAGGAAGTGACGTCGTGGAGCCTGGCGTCGTCGCCGCGGGTGGTCCGCCTCTTTGGCGCCGTTCGGGAGGGTCCCCACGTGGTGCTCTTCATGGACCTGAAGCCAG CCGGCCTGGCTCAGCTGCTGGCGGCGAGCGGCAGGCTGCCCCGAGACCTGGCCCTGCACTACCTGTGGCAAACGCTGGGGGCGCTGCAGCACCTGCACCGCAGGAAGGTGTTGCACCTGGATGTCAAAG TGGACAACGTGCTGCTGTCAGCTGACCTCACCAACTCGTTCCTGTGCGACTTTGGACTTTCTCGCGTGCTGGACAAGAGCGAGCGCAGCACTCAAGGCATGATGG GAGCGGCGTCCTTGGCGGGCACCGAGACTCACATGGCGCCCGAGGTGGCGCTGGGCGTGGCCGCGAGCGCCAAGGCGGACGTTTGGAGCGGCTGCTGCATGCTGCTGCACATGCTGAACGGGCGACAGCCGTGGCTGCGACGTTACGCGCCGCCGCTGTGCCTCCAC ATCGTCACGCAGCCGGCGCCGCTGTGGGAGGTGCCGCCCGGCTGCGACCGCGCCACGCGCCGCATCTTCCGCGCCGGACTGCGGAAGGATCCCGACAGACGCGACTCGGCCGGACGGCTCCGCGGGAAAACCGCCGTCGCGCTCAAAGCTG TCGGCGGTCTGAGCGCCGCCTCGGTCCGGACGGCCCACGAAAAACTGTACGGGTCCCGGACCGCGCCCGCCGCCGACCGCTCTCCCGCGATGCACTGGGTGAGCCCCTGGAGGACGAGGGCGGCCGACGAGGACGACCGGGACCCGGAGGAGGCCGACTCGCTCGCCCCGCAGTCGGCGGCCGCGGACGTTTACGTGGGAGAAGAGGACGGCCGCTACGAGGACTACGAGGGGGACTGCGAGGACTGCGAagacgaggaggacgaggaggacgaggaagcGTCGGCACGATACCTCCGAGCTCTGCTGGAGGTTTTCCCTCTGTTGCGGAGAGGCCGGCAGGCGGGCGGCGCTCGGGGGGGCTCCGACGGCCAGCTGGAGGAACTCCGAGATG GCGCGGGCCTCAGGGCCGACACGCGGACCCCCACGCCCGAGCCGCGAGACGACCCCCCCTCCTGCTTCAGCAGCTCGTCACAGGCCTCGGAAAag GACTCGGAGTGCTCGTCGGATGACGTGAGCTCGGGGGTCCTCTCGTCCTGCGGGGGGCTCGTGGAGAGTTCAGCGTATGCACGCGGGGCCCCCTCGCGCTGCTTTGAAGGTAATGCTACAGAATGTTACATCGCCTTTGATCATGTGACAGCGCCGGGCGTGGACGTCCGGATCGAGGACGCTCGGGGGGAGCGCGTGAGGATTCGCGAACGTCAGCGAGTCCGAGTCGGGCACGTGGCCGTCGGAATCGGCCGGCAGGTGACCAGTACGCTCGAGCCCCGCGAGACATGCCGCCAACAGCGAATAGCGCCAGTGATTGACGCCCCCCTCAAAAAGTTGATCGTTGCGTTGGTCGAGCAGCCCCAAATGAGCCTCAC ATGTCAGCGAGCGCCTTCACCTTGGAGACACTGGACAGGAAGTCGGTGTCCTTCCGGCGGGAGCTCCGCGAGTCGTCTTTCTGGCTTCGATGCGTGGCCGCGCCCGACTGGTGTCCGCGTTGGACGTGGCGAGTTCGAGACGGCAAACTGGAAGTCCGACAATGACCCGGACTCGGGACCGGCGAGGCGCGGCGTCTCGCTAGGCCGTCTGCAAACGCAGAGTCCGACATTAACTGTCAGTATGACAGCTCGTCGGCCACCCGCGCCTCACAGACGCTGGCCCGACCCGGCCGCTACGCACTTCTTTCATCGATACGACGAAATCAACACATTCgctgatttttatttgaattctaTTTTCGGAACGGTGTGCCCACGTTATCCTGGCTGCTCGGGTACTTCCGGGGAGTGCTCGGCACTCGGATATCTTGCACCAGTCTCGCAAGCGACAAGCTACAGCTGGCTAGCTAGTGCAGCTAAATACTGCGCAGCCCACAGCCTTTCGAGCTGCGCGTCtacggcgacgctaagctag
- the LOC133469725 gene encoding mitogen-activated protein kinase kinase kinase 14-like isoform X2 — translation MLPPVGGSGRRPFNRAMMQGTAELLDDAGKPPEPSGEPLCGPVVAQAESEDFQEFSPTRVRRCGSRLDVVVDAFRTEPKQRSWDEDEEEKGTMRSLRVRRTDWLHSPGDVTMSQADVIAPPPQFKDSPDDDGDSSQRSGGRSQQSESEEASSAFSSSSSWLAERECGSAPSSRVVSLCPYLTHVSQRHLLDWRASPHSNRGFLLHDQLRPVTGRYREGCEYTVLHHIHSGAYGDVVCVRDCNTRFTCAAKKVPASRFREEEVTSWSLASSPRVVRLFGAVREGPHVVLFMDLKPAGLAQLLAASGRLPRDLALHYLWQTLGALQHLHRRKVLHLDVKVDNVLLSADLTNSFLCDFGLSRVLDKSERSTQGMMGAASLAGTETHMAPEVALGVAASAKADVWSGCCMLLHMLNGRQPWLRRYAPPLCLHIVTQPAPLWEVPPGCDRATRRIFRAGLRKDPDRRDSAGRLRGKTAVALKAVGGLSAASVRTAHEKLYGSRTAPAADRSPAMHWVSPWRTRAADEDDRDPEEADSLAPQSAAADVYVGEEDGRYEDYEGDCEDCEDEEDEEDEEASARYLRALLEVFPLLRRGRQAGGARGGSDGQLEELRDGAGLRADTRTPTPEPRDDPPSCFSSSSQASEKDSECSSDDVSSGVLSSCGGLVESSAYARGAPSRCFEGNATECYIAFDHVTAPGVDVRIEDARGERVRIRERQRVRVGHVAVGIGRQVTSTLEPRETCRQQRIAPVIDAPLKKLIVALVEQPQMSLTCQRAPSPWRHWTGSRCPSGGSSASRLSGFDAWPRPTGVRVGRGEFETANWKSDNDPDSGPARRGVSLGRLQTQSPTLTVSMTARRPPAPHRRWPDPAATHFFHRYDEINTFADFYLNSIFGTVCPRYPGCSGTSGECSALGYLAPVSQATSYSWLASAAKYCAAHSLSSCASTATLS, via the exons ATGCTGCCCCCCGTCGGAGGGTCGGGCCGCCGCCCCTTCAACCGGGCGATGATGCAGGGCACCGCCGAGTTGCTGGACGACGCGGGAAAACCGCCGGAACCTTCTGGAGAACCTTTGTGTGGGCCCGTCGTGGCTCAGGCTGAGA GTGAAGACTTTCAGGAGTTCAGCCCGACGCGCGTCCGCCGTTGCGGCTCGCGGCTCGACGTCGTCGTCGACGCGTTCAG GACAGAACCCAAACAAAGGAGTTGGGATGAAGACGAAGAGGAAAAGGGCACAATGAGAAGTCTGCGGGTCCGACGCACCGATTGGCTGCATTCGCCGGGCGACGTGACGATGTCACAGGCTGACGTCATCGCCCCGCCCCCTCAGTTTAAGGACTCGCCCGACGACGACGGCGACTCATCGCAACGCTCCGGCGGCCGATCTCAGCAAAGTGAAAGCGAGGAAGCCTCGTCCGCTTttagctcctcctcctcctggttGGCTGAGCGGGAGTGTGGCTCCGCCCCCTCAAGCAGAGTCGTGTCGCTTTGTCCTTACTTGACGCACGTCAGCCAGCGCCACCTGCTGGACTGGAGGGCGAGCCCGCACAGCAACCGGGGCTTCCTCTTGCACGAC CAACTGCGTCCCGTGACGGGTCGGTACCGAGAGGGTTGCGAGTACACCGTGTTGCATCACATCCACAGCGGCGCCTACGGAGACGTCGTGTGTGTGCGCGACTGCAACACGCGATTCACGTGTGCCGCCAAGAAG GTCCCCGCCAGTCGCTTCCGCGAGGAGGAAGTGACGTCGTGGAGCCTGGCGTCGTCGCCGCGGGTGGTCCGCCTCTTTGGCGCCGTTCGGGAGGGTCCCCACGTGGTGCTCTTCATGGACCTGAAGCCAG CCGGCCTGGCTCAGCTGCTGGCGGCGAGCGGCAGGCTGCCCCGAGACCTGGCCCTGCACTACCTGTGGCAAACGCTGGGGGCGCTGCAGCACCTGCACCGCAGGAAGGTGTTGCACCTGGATGTCAAAG TGGACAACGTGCTGCTGTCAGCTGACCTCACCAACTCGTTCCTGTGCGACTTTGGACTTTCTCGCGTGCTGGACAAGAGCGAGCGCAGCACTCAAGGCATGATGG GAGCGGCGTCCTTGGCGGGCACCGAGACTCACATGGCGCCCGAGGTGGCGCTGGGCGTGGCCGCGAGCGCCAAGGCGGACGTTTGGAGCGGCTGCTGCATGCTGCTGCACATGCTGAACGGGCGACAGCCGTGGCTGCGACGTTACGCGCCGCCGCTGTGCCTCCAC ATCGTCACGCAGCCGGCGCCGCTGTGGGAGGTGCCGCCCGGCTGCGACCGCGCCACGCGCCGCATCTTCCGCGCCGGACTGCGGAAGGATCCCGACAGACGCGACTCGGCCGGACGGCTCCGCGGGAAAACCGCCGTCGCGCTCAAAGCTG TCGGCGGTCTGAGCGCCGCCTCGGTCCGGACGGCCCACGAAAAACTGTACGGGTCCCGGACCGCGCCCGCCGCCGACCGCTCTCCCGCGATGCACTGGGTGAGCCCCTGGAGGACGAGGGCGGCCGACGAGGACGACCGGGACCCGGAGGAGGCCGACTCGCTCGCCCCGCAGTCGGCGGCCGCGGACGTTTACGTGGGAGAAGAGGACGGCCGCTACGAGGACTACGAGGGGGACTGCGAGGACTGCGAagacgaggaggacgaggaggacgaggaagcGTCGGCACGATACCTCCGAGCTCTGCTGGAGGTTTTCCCTCTGTTGCGGAGAGGCCGGCAGGCGGGCGGCGCTCGGGGGGGCTCCGACGGCCAGCTGGAGGAACTCCGAGATG GCGCGGGCCTCAGGGCCGACACGCGGACCCCCACGCCCGAGCCGCGAGACGACCCCCCCTCCTGCTTCAGCAGCTCGTCACAGGCCTCGGAAAag GACTCGGAGTGCTCGTCGGATGACGTGAGCTCGGGGGTCCTCTCGTCCTGCGGGGGGCTCGTGGAGAGTTCAGCGTATGCACGCGGGGCCCCCTCGCGCTGCTTTGAAGGTAATGCTACAGAATGTTACATCGCCTTTGATCATGTGACAGCGCCGGGCGTGGACGTCCGGATCGAGGACGCTCGGGGGGAGCGCGTGAGGATTCGCGAACGTCAGCGAGTCCGAGTCGGGCACGTGGCCGTCGGAATCGGCCGGCAGGTGACCAGTACGCTCGAGCCCCGCGAGACATGCCGCCAACAGCGAATAGCGCCAGTGATTGACGCCCCCCTCAAAAAGTTGATCGTTGCGTTGGTCGAGCAGCCCCAAATGAGCCTCAC ATGTCAGCGAGCGCCTTCACCTTGGAGACACTGGACAGGAAGTCGGTGTCCTTCCGGCGGGAGCTCCGCGAGTCGTCTTTCTGGCTTCGATGCGTGGCCGCGCCCGACTGGTGTCCGCGTTGGACGTGGCGAGTTCGAGACGGCAAACTGGAAGTCCGACAATGACCCGGACTCGGGACCGGCGAGGCGCGGCGTCTCGCTAGGCCGTCTGCAAACGCAGAGTCCGACATTAACTGTCAGTATGACAGCTCGTCGGCCACCCGCGCCTCACAGACGCTGGCCCGACCCGGCCGCTACGCACTTCTTTCATCGATACGACGAAATCAACACATTCgctgatttttatttgaattctaTTTTCGGAACGGTGTGCCCACGTTATCCTGGCTGCTCGGGTACTTCCGGGGAGTGCTCGGCACTCGGATATCTTGCACCAGTCTCGCAAGCGACAAGCTACAGCTGGCTAGCTAGTGCAGCTAAATACTGCGCAGCCCACAGCCTTTCGAGCTGCGCGTCtacggcgacgctaagctag
- the LOC133469725 gene encoding myosin light chain kinase 3-like isoform X4, translating into MRSVGGGRESSEVTLDPQRNVQTVEKDPNPKTSPPDRPEEHIEHRPPPPRPPVRRPAPPPPSRPHLKDRSRTSSSGHMLPPVGGSGRRPFNRAMMQGTAELLDDAGKPPEPSGEPLCGPVVAQAESEDFQEFSPTRVRRCGSRLDVVVDAFRTEPKQRSWDEDEEEKGTMRSLRVRRTDWLHSPGDVTMSQADVIAPPPQFKDSPDDDGDSSQRSGGRSQQSESEEASSAFSSSSSWLAERECGSAPSSRVVSLCPYLTHVSQRHLLDWRASPHSNRGFLLHDQLRPVTGRYREGCEYTVLHHIHSGAYGDVVCVRDCNTRFTCAAKKVPASRFREEEVTSWSLASSPRVVRLFGAVREGPHVVLFMDLKPAGLAQLLAASGRLPRDLALHYLWQTLGALQHLHRRKVLHLDVKVDNVLLSADLTNSFLCDFGLSRVLDKSERSTQGMMGAASLAGTETHMAPEVALGVAASAKADVWSGCCMLLHMLNGRQPWLRRYAPPLCLHIVTQPAPLWEVPPGCDRATRRIFRAGLRKDPDRRDSAGRLRGKTAVALKAVGGLSAASVRTAHEKLYGSRTAPAADRSPAMHWVSPWRTRAADEDDRDPEEADSLAPQSAAADVYVGEEDGRYEDYEGDCEDCEDEEDEEDEEASARYLRALLEVFPLLRRGRQAGGARGGSDGQLEELRDGAGLRADTRTPTPEPRDDPPSCFSSSSQASEKDSECSSDDVSSGVLSSCGGLVESSAYARGAPSRCFEDVSERLHLGDTGQEVGVLPAGAPRVVFLASMRGRARLVSALDVASSRRQTGSPTMTRTRDRRGAASR; encoded by the exons ATGAGAAGCGTCGGTGGGGGCCGGGAAAGCAGCGAGGTGACACTTGACCCACAAAGAAACGTCCAGACGGTCGAGAAGGACCCGAACCCCAAAACTTCGCCACCGGACCGACCTGAGGAACACATAGaacaccgccccccccccccacgtccTCCCGTCCGgcgccccgcccccccccccccgagccgGCCCCACCTGAAGGATCGAAGCAG GACGTCATCGTCGGGTCACATGCTGCCCCCCGTCGGAGGGTCGGGCCGCCGCCCCTTCAACCGGGCGATGATGCAGGGCACCGCCGAGTTGCTGGACGACGCGGGAAAACCGCCGGAACCTTCTGGAGAACCTTTGTGTGGGCCCGTCGTGGCTCAGGCTGAGA GTGAAGACTTTCAGGAGTTCAGCCCGACGCGCGTCCGCCGTTGCGGCTCGCGGCTCGACGTCGTCGTCGACGCGTTCAG GACAGAACCCAAACAAAGGAGTTGGGATGAAGACGAAGAGGAAAAGGGCACAATGAGAAGTCTGCGGGTCCGACGCACCGATTGGCTGCATTCGCCGGGCGACGTGACGATGTCACAGGCTGACGTCATCGCCCCGCCCCCTCAGTTTAAGGACTCGCCCGACGACGACGGCGACTCATCGCAACGCTCCGGCGGCCGATCTCAGCAAAGTGAAAGCGAGGAAGCCTCGTCCGCTTttagctcctcctcctcctggttGGCTGAGCGGGAGTGTGGCTCCGCCCCCTCAAGCAGAGTCGTGTCGCTTTGTCCTTACTTGACGCACGTCAGCCAGCGCCACCTGCTGGACTGGAGGGCGAGCCCGCACAGCAACCGGGGCTTCCTCTTGCACGAC CAACTGCGTCCCGTGACGGGTCGGTACCGAGAGGGTTGCGAGTACACCGTGTTGCATCACATCCACAGCGGCGCCTACGGAGACGTCGTGTGTGTGCGCGACTGCAACACGCGATTCACGTGTGCCGCCAAGAAG GTCCCCGCCAGTCGCTTCCGCGAGGAGGAAGTGACGTCGTGGAGCCTGGCGTCGTCGCCGCGGGTGGTCCGCCTCTTTGGCGCCGTTCGGGAGGGTCCCCACGTGGTGCTCTTCATGGACCTGAAGCCAG CCGGCCTGGCTCAGCTGCTGGCGGCGAGCGGCAGGCTGCCCCGAGACCTGGCCCTGCACTACCTGTGGCAAACGCTGGGGGCGCTGCAGCACCTGCACCGCAGGAAGGTGTTGCACCTGGATGTCAAAG TGGACAACGTGCTGCTGTCAGCTGACCTCACCAACTCGTTCCTGTGCGACTTTGGACTTTCTCGCGTGCTGGACAAGAGCGAGCGCAGCACTCAAGGCATGATGG GAGCGGCGTCCTTGGCGGGCACCGAGACTCACATGGCGCCCGAGGTGGCGCTGGGCGTGGCCGCGAGCGCCAAGGCGGACGTTTGGAGCGGCTGCTGCATGCTGCTGCACATGCTGAACGGGCGACAGCCGTGGCTGCGACGTTACGCGCCGCCGCTGTGCCTCCAC ATCGTCACGCAGCCGGCGCCGCTGTGGGAGGTGCCGCCCGGCTGCGACCGCGCCACGCGCCGCATCTTCCGCGCCGGACTGCGGAAGGATCCCGACAGACGCGACTCGGCCGGACGGCTCCGCGGGAAAACCGCCGTCGCGCTCAAAGCTG TCGGCGGTCTGAGCGCCGCCTCGGTCCGGACGGCCCACGAAAAACTGTACGGGTCCCGGACCGCGCCCGCCGCCGACCGCTCTCCCGCGATGCACTGGGTGAGCCCCTGGAGGACGAGGGCGGCCGACGAGGACGACCGGGACCCGGAGGAGGCCGACTCGCTCGCCCCGCAGTCGGCGGCCGCGGACGTTTACGTGGGAGAAGAGGACGGCCGCTACGAGGACTACGAGGGGGACTGCGAGGACTGCGAagacgaggaggacgaggaggacgaggaagcGTCGGCACGATACCTCCGAGCTCTGCTGGAGGTTTTCCCTCTGTTGCGGAGAGGCCGGCAGGCGGGCGGCGCTCGGGGGGGCTCCGACGGCCAGCTGGAGGAACTCCGAGATG GCGCGGGCCTCAGGGCCGACACGCGGACCCCCACGCCCGAGCCGCGAGACGACCCCCCCTCCTGCTTCAGCAGCTCGTCACAGGCCTCGGAAAag GACTCGGAGTGCTCGTCGGATGACGTGAGCTCGGGGGTCCTCTCGTCCTGCGGGGGGCTCGTGGAGAGTTCAGCGTATGCACGCGGGGCCCCCTCGCGCTGCTTTGAAG ATGTCAGCGAGCGCCTTCACCTTGGAGACACTGGACAGGAAGTCGGTGTCCTTCCGGCGGGAGCTCCGCGAGTCGTCTTTCTGGCTTCGATGCGTGGCCGCGCCCGACTGGTGTCCGCGTTGGACGTGGCGAGTTCGAGACGGCAAACTGGAAGTCCGACAATGACCCGGACTCGGGACCGGCGAGGCGCGGCGTCTCGCTAG
- the LOC133469725 gene encoding mitogen-activated protein kinase kinase kinase 14-like isoform X3, with amino-acid sequence MRSVGGGRESSEVTLDPQRNVQTVEKDPNPKTSPPDRPEEHIEHRPPPPRPPVRRPAPPPPSRPHLKDRSRTSSSGHMLPPVGGSGRRPFNRAMMQGTAELLDDAGKPPEPSGEPLCGPVVAQAESEDFQEFSPTRVRRCGSRLDVVVDAFRTEPKQRSWDEDEEEKGTMRSLRVRRTDWLHSPGDVTMSQADVIAPPPQFKDSPDDDGDSSQRSGGRSQQSESEEASSAFSSSSSWLAERECGSAPSSRVVSLCPYLTHVSQRHLLDWRASPHSNRGFLLHDQLRPVTGRYREGCEYTVLHHIHSGAYGDVVCVRDCNTRFTCAAKKVPASRFREEEVTSWSLASSPRVVRLFGAVREGPHVVLFMDLKPAGLAQLLAASGRLPRDLALHYLWQTLGALQHLHRRKVLHLDVKVDNVLLSADLTNSFLCDFGLSRVLDKSERSTQGMMGAASLAGTETHMAPEVALGVAASAKADVWSGCCMLLHMLNGRQPWLRRYAPPLCLHIVTQPAPLWEVPPGCDRATRRIFRAGLRKDPDRRDSAGRLRGKTAVALKAVGGLSAASVRTAHEKLYGSRTAPAADRSPAMHWVSPWRTRAADEDDRDPEEADSLAPQSAAADVYVGEEDGRYEDYEGDCEDCEDEEDEEDEEASARYLRALLEVFPLLRRGRQAGGARGGSDGQLEELRDGAGLRADTRTPTPEPRDDPPSCFSSSSQASEKDSECSSDDVSSGVLSSCGGLVESSAYARGAPSRCFEGNATECYIAFDHVTAPGVDVRIEDARGERVRIRERQRVRVGHVAVGIGRQMSASAFTLETLDRKSVSFRRELRESSFWLRCVAAPDWCPRWTWRVRDGKLEVRQ; translated from the exons ATGAGAAGCGTCGGTGGGGGCCGGGAAAGCAGCGAGGTGACACTTGACCCACAAAGAAACGTCCAGACGGTCGAGAAGGACCCGAACCCCAAAACTTCGCCACCGGACCGACCTGAGGAACACATAGaacaccgccccccccccccacgtccTCCCGTCCGgcgccccgcccccccccccccgagccgGCCCCACCTGAAGGATCGAAGCAG GACGTCATCGTCGGGTCACATGCTGCCCCCCGTCGGAGGGTCGGGCCGCCGCCCCTTCAACCGGGCGATGATGCAGGGCACCGCCGAGTTGCTGGACGACGCGGGAAAACCGCCGGAACCTTCTGGAGAACCTTTGTGTGGGCCCGTCGTGGCTCAGGCTGAGA GTGAAGACTTTCAGGAGTTCAGCCCGACGCGCGTCCGCCGTTGCGGCTCGCGGCTCGACGTCGTCGTCGACGCGTTCAG GACAGAACCCAAACAAAGGAGTTGGGATGAAGACGAAGAGGAAAAGGGCACAATGAGAAGTCTGCGGGTCCGACGCACCGATTGGCTGCATTCGCCGGGCGACGTGACGATGTCACAGGCTGACGTCATCGCCCCGCCCCCTCAGTTTAAGGACTCGCCCGACGACGACGGCGACTCATCGCAACGCTCCGGCGGCCGATCTCAGCAAAGTGAAAGCGAGGAAGCCTCGTCCGCTTttagctcctcctcctcctggttGGCTGAGCGGGAGTGTGGCTCCGCCCCCTCAAGCAGAGTCGTGTCGCTTTGTCCTTACTTGACGCACGTCAGCCAGCGCCACCTGCTGGACTGGAGGGCGAGCCCGCACAGCAACCGGGGCTTCCTCTTGCACGAC CAACTGCGTCCCGTGACGGGTCGGTACCGAGAGGGTTGCGAGTACACCGTGTTGCATCACATCCACAGCGGCGCCTACGGAGACGTCGTGTGTGTGCGCGACTGCAACACGCGATTCACGTGTGCCGCCAAGAAG GTCCCCGCCAGTCGCTTCCGCGAGGAGGAAGTGACGTCGTGGAGCCTGGCGTCGTCGCCGCGGGTGGTCCGCCTCTTTGGCGCCGTTCGGGAGGGTCCCCACGTGGTGCTCTTCATGGACCTGAAGCCAG CCGGCCTGGCTCAGCTGCTGGCGGCGAGCGGCAGGCTGCCCCGAGACCTGGCCCTGCACTACCTGTGGCAAACGCTGGGGGCGCTGCAGCACCTGCACCGCAGGAAGGTGTTGCACCTGGATGTCAAAG TGGACAACGTGCTGCTGTCAGCTGACCTCACCAACTCGTTCCTGTGCGACTTTGGACTTTCTCGCGTGCTGGACAAGAGCGAGCGCAGCACTCAAGGCATGATGG GAGCGGCGTCCTTGGCGGGCACCGAGACTCACATGGCGCCCGAGGTGGCGCTGGGCGTGGCCGCGAGCGCCAAGGCGGACGTTTGGAGCGGCTGCTGCATGCTGCTGCACATGCTGAACGGGCGACAGCCGTGGCTGCGACGTTACGCGCCGCCGCTGTGCCTCCAC ATCGTCACGCAGCCGGCGCCGCTGTGGGAGGTGCCGCCCGGCTGCGACCGCGCCACGCGCCGCATCTTCCGCGCCGGACTGCGGAAGGATCCCGACAGACGCGACTCGGCCGGACGGCTCCGCGGGAAAACCGCCGTCGCGCTCAAAGCTG TCGGCGGTCTGAGCGCCGCCTCGGTCCGGACGGCCCACGAAAAACTGTACGGGTCCCGGACCGCGCCCGCCGCCGACCGCTCTCCCGCGATGCACTGGGTGAGCCCCTGGAGGACGAGGGCGGCCGACGAGGACGACCGGGACCCGGAGGAGGCCGACTCGCTCGCCCCGCAGTCGGCGGCCGCGGACGTTTACGTGGGAGAAGAGGACGGCCGCTACGAGGACTACGAGGGGGACTGCGAGGACTGCGAagacgaggaggacgaggaggacgaggaagcGTCGGCACGATACCTCCGAGCTCTGCTGGAGGTTTTCCCTCTGTTGCGGAGAGGCCGGCAGGCGGGCGGCGCTCGGGGGGGCTCCGACGGCCAGCTGGAGGAACTCCGAGATG GCGCGGGCCTCAGGGCCGACACGCGGACCCCCACGCCCGAGCCGCGAGACGACCCCCCCTCCTGCTTCAGCAGCTCGTCACAGGCCTCGGAAAag GACTCGGAGTGCTCGTCGGATGACGTGAGCTCGGGGGTCCTCTCGTCCTGCGGGGGGCTCGTGGAGAGTTCAGCGTATGCACGCGGGGCCCCCTCGCGCTGCTTTGAAGGTAATGCTACAGAATGTTACATCGCCTTTGATCATGTGACAGCGCCGGGCGTGGACGTCCGGATCGAGGACGCTCGGGGGGAGCGCGTGAGGATTCGCGAACGTCAGCGAGTCCGAGTCGGGCACGTGGCCGTCGGAATCGGCCGGCAG ATGTCAGCGAGCGCCTTCACCTTGGAGACACTGGACAGGAAGTCGGTGTCCTTCCGGCGGGAGCTCCGCGAGTCGTCTTTCTGGCTTCGATGCGTGGCCGCGCCCGACTGGTGTCCGCGTTGGACGTGGCGAGTTCGAGACGGCAAACTGGAAGTCCGACAATGA